A part of Scleropages formosus chromosome 3, fSclFor1.1, whole genome shotgun sequence genomic DNA contains:
- the scn4aa gene encoding sodium channel protein type 4 subunit alpha A has product MASQLPKNSAAIAKLRRFSPESLAQIEERIQAKEKAKDEGLEEEPLAPSNDLEAGKDLPMIYGELPAELFNEPLEDLDPFYSTQKTFIVISKGNTIYRFNAEPACYILSPFNIVRRGAIRILIHSLFSMFIMITILSNCVFMTMSNPPAWSKTVEYVFTGIYTFEATVKVLSRGFIIGSFTFLKDPWNWLDFMVISMAYITEFVDLGNVSALRTFRVLRALKTITVIPGLKTIVGALIQSVKKMVDVMILTVFALAVFALVGLQLFMGNLRHKCVLWPPPNNGTWTSGNSTDNSTLDFDEYIGSEENHYYLSGALDALLCGNGSDAGRCPEGYTCMKAGRNPNYGYTSFDSFGWAFLALFRLMTQDYWENLFQLTLRAAGKTYMIFFVLVIFLGSFYLINLILAVVAMAYEEQNQATLAEAREKEEEFQRLMEQLKNQENKLQDSKASLASRRSGGSELGFSDDELSRGDDGDADVKDCNGRIVPRLVIDRVSSDDESAAGQLEATEEKCKGFKSSMGHLEEPGLKKRSASAVSVLTNAMEELEETQRPCPPGWYKFADIFLKWDCCTPWIIMKKWVHFVVMDPFVDLGITICIVLNTLFMAMEHYPMSPAFDHMLSVGNLVFTGIFAAEMVFKLIAMDPYYYFQVGWNIFDSIIVTLSLVELGLANVQGLSVLRSFRLLRVFKLAKSWPTLNMLIKIIGNSVGALGNLTLVLAIIVFIFAVVGMQLFGKSYKDCVCKIAEDCELPRWHMNDFFHSFLIVFRILCGEWIETMWDCMEVAGAGMCLVVFMMVMVIGNLVVLNLFLALLLSSFSGDNLAGGDDDGEMNNLQIAIGRITRGIDWIKASIMGLVWKLLGKKAKEGDGGAEEEVQEDLSKETFAINHMEAIEAPSADFKMLDGLSHWVDDVHPSGFLLNAEGTLSVPIAKEESDLENPDDEEECSSEEEAEQVEKSQSKTPAHAQDDSSECSTVDYRPPEPVLEEVQEEEEPEQQEPEACFTEDCFRRMPCLMVDVTEGKGKTWWNLRKTCFTIVEHGYFETFIIFMILLSSGALAFEDIYIEKRRVIKTILEYADKVFTYVFVVEMLLKWVAYGFKVYFTNAWCWLDFLIVDVSLISLTANLLGYSELGAIKSLRTLRALRPLRALSRFEGMRVVVNALVGAIPSIFNVLLVCLIFWLIFSIMGVNLFAGKFYHCINTTSEERFPTDVVNNKSDCMALMHTNEVRWVNVKVNYDNVGLGYLSLLQVATFKGWMDIMYAAVDSREVEEQPSYEENLYMYLYFVIFIIFGSFFTLNLFIGVIIDNFNQQKKKLGGKDIFMTEEQKKYYNAMKKLGSKKPVKPIPRPSNKIQGMVFDFIMQQFFDIFIMVLICLNMVTMMVETDDQSVEKENVLYQINLVFIVIFTCECVLKMFALRQYFFTVGWNIFDFVVVILSVLGIMLSDIIEKYFVSPTLFRVIRLARIGRVLRLIKGAKGIRTLLFALMMSLPALFNIGLLLFLIMFIFSIFGMSNFAYVKKQAGIDDMFNFETFGNSIICLFEITTSAGWDGLLLPILNSGPPDCDPSVENPGSDVRGNCGNPGVGIVFFCSYIIMSFLVVVNMYIAIILENFNVAQEESSDPLCEDDFEMFYETWEKFDPEATQFLEYNKLSDFCDALQEPLRIAKPNRIKLISMDFPMVTGDKIHCMDILAALTMEVLGDTLEMAAMKVSMETKFMMNNPSKASFEPIVTTLRHKEEAIAAVVIQRAYRRHLLRRCIKQASFTLRSKASTKREGEDPPETDGMIVRKMKALYGSQALSDEAHLAEPEQLTGPAEVETAVTPEAKLFVVPVEVTSDVVLRAAPSLKPSASGGNARESVV; this is encoded by the exons ATGGCGAGCCAACTCCCCAAGAATAGCGCCGCCATCGCCAAGCTCCGCCGCTTCAGCCCAGAGTCCCTGGCCCAGATTGAGGAGCGTATCCAGGCGAAGGAGAAGGCGAAGGACGAGGGGCTGGAGGAAGAGCCGCTGGCACCGAGCAACGACCTGGAGGCTGGCAAGGACCTGCCCATGATCTACGGAGAGCTGCCGGCGGAGCTGTTCAATGAGCCTCTGGAGGACCTGGACCCCTTCTACAGCACTCAGAAA ACGTTCATAGTGATCAGCAAAGGGAATACGATATACAGGTTCAACGCGGAACCGGCCTGCTACATTCTGAGCCCTTTCAACATCGTCAGGAGAGGAGCGATCCGAATTCTCATACATTC ATTGTTTAGCATGTTCATCATGATCACCATTCTGTCCAACTGCGTGTTCATGACGATGAGCAACCCGCCAGCGTGGAGTAAAACAGTGGA GTACGTTTTCACTGGAATTTATACGTTTGAGGCGACGGTCAAAGTGCTGTCGAGAGGCTTCATTATCGGAAGTTTTACATTCCTGAAAGACCCGTGGAACTGGCTAGATTTCATGGTGATCAGCATGGC GTACATCACGGAATTTGTGGATCTCGGCAACGTGTCGGCCCTCAGGACGTTCCGTGTGCTCCGCGCCCTCAAAACCATCACTGTGATTCCCG GCCTCAAGACCATCGTGGGGGCTCTGATTCAGTCGGTGAAGAAGATGGTGGACGTCATGATCCTCACCGTGTTTGCTCTCGCTGTCTTTGCCCTCGTGGGCCTGCAGCTCTTCATGGGCAACCTGCGGCACAAGTGCGTGCTGTGGCCCCCGCCCAACAACGGCACCTGGACGAGCGGCAACTCCACCGACAACAGCACCTTGGACTTCGACGAGTACATCGGCAGCGAAG AAAACCACTACTACCTGAGTGGCGCCCTGGACGCCCTGCTCTGTGGCAACGGTTCTGATGCTGG GCGGTGCCCAGAGGGATATACGTGTATGAAGGCTGGCAGGAACCCCAACTACGGCTACACGAGCTTCGACTCCTTCGGCTGGGCCTTCCTCGCCCTCTTCCGCCTCATGACACAGGACTACTGGGAGAACCTTTTCCAGCTG ACTCTGCGCGCGGCAGGGAAGACGTACATGATCTTCTTCGTGCTCGTCATATTCCTGGGCTCCTTCTACCTCATCAACCTGATCCTGGCCGTGGTGGCCATGGCCTATGAAGAGCAGAACCAGGCCACCTTGGCTGAGGccagggagaaggaagaggagttCCAGAGGCTCATGGAGCAGCTGAAGAACCAGGAGAACAAG TTACAGGATAGCAAGGCATCCCTGGCCAGCAGGAGAAGCGGGGGGTCGGAGCTTGGCTTCTCTGATGACGAACTGAGCCGCGGAGATGATGGAGACGCCGACGTCAAGGACTGCAATGGGAGGATCGTGCCCCGGCTGGTCATTGACAGGGTCTCTTCAGATGACGAG TCTGCAGCTGGGCAGCTGGAGGCCACTGAGGAGAAGTGCAAGGGCTTCAAGTCCAGCATGGGACATCTGGAGGAACCAGGACTGAAGAAGAGAAGTGCGAGTGCCGTCAGCGTCCTCACCAATGCAATGGAAG AACTGGAGGAAACGCAGCGGCCGTGTCCTCCTGGCTGGTACAAGTTTGCCGACATCTTCCTGAAGTGGGACTGCTGCACACCCTGGATCATCATGAAGAAGTGGGTCCACTTTGTGGTGATGGACCCCTTCGTGGACCTGGGCATCACCATCTGCATTGTCCTCAACACCCTCTTCATGGCCATGGAGCACTATCCAATGAGTCCCGCCTTTGACCACATGCTGTCCGTGGGAAACCTG GTTTTCACTGGGATCTTTGCAGCTGAGATGGTGTTCAAGCTCATCGCCATGGACCCGTACTACTACTTCCAGGTCGGCTGGAACATTTTTGACAGCATCATTGTCACACTCAGCCTGGTGGAGCTGGGTCTCGCGAACGTTCAGGGCCTCTCAGTCTTGCGCTCCTTCCGTTTG CTGCGGGTCTTCAAGCTGGCCAAGTCTTGGCCTACCCTCAACATGCTCATCAAGATCATTGGAAACTCGGTTGGCGCCCTGGGGAACCTCACACTGGTGCTGGCCATCATCGTCTTCATCTTCGCTGTCGTGGGCATGCAGCTCTTCGGCAAGAGCTACAAGGACTGCGTGTGCAAGATTGCGGAGGACTGCGAGCTCCCCCGCTGGCACATGAACGACTTCTTCCACTCCTTCCTCATCGTGTTCCGCATCTTGTGCGGCGAGTGGATCGAGACCATGTGGGACTGCATGGAGGTGGCGGGCGCTGGCATGTGTCTCGTTGTCTTCATGATGGTCATGGTCATTGGCAACCTGGTG GTCCTGAACCTCTTCCTGGCTTTGCTGCTGAGCTCGTTCAGCGGCGACAACCTGGCTGGAGGAGACGATGACGGCGAGATGAACAACCTGCAGATTGCCATCGGCAGGATCACCAGAGGCATTGACTGGATTAAAGCCTCCATCATGGGCTTGGTATGGAAGTTACTTGGGAAGAAGGCCAAGGAGGGAGACGGTGGCGCTGAGGAGGAAGTACAGGAAGATCTGAGCAAGGAGACCTTTGCCATAAATCACATGGAGGCCATTGAAGCCCCCAGTGCAGATTTCAAGATGCTGGATGGCTTATCCCACTGGGTGGATGACGTTCACCCCAGCGGCTTCCTCCTCAATGCAGAAGGCACCCTGAGCGTGCCCATTGCCAAGGAAGAGTCGGATTTGGAGAACCCAGATGATGAGGAGGAATGCAGCTCAGAGGAGGAGGCCGAACAAGTGGAAAAGAGCCAAAGTAAAACG CCGGCTCACGCTCAGGATGACTCCTCTGAATGCAGCACGGTGGACTACAGACCCCCGGAGCCAGTGCtggaggaggtgcaggaggaggaggagcccgaGCAGCAGGAGCCCGAGGCCTGTTTCACCGAGG ACTGCTTCCGGCGTATGCCGTGTCTGATGGTAGACGTCACGGAGGGGAAGGGCAAGACCTGGTGGAACCTACGGAAAACGTGCTTTACCATTGTGGAGCACGGCTACTTTGAGACCTTCATCATCTTCATGATCCTTCTGAGCAGTGGAGCCCTG GCTTTCGAAGACATATACATTGAAAAGCGCAGAGTTATCAAAACCATCCTGGAATACGCAGACAAAGTGTTCACCTATGTGTTTGTTGTCGAAATGCTCCTCAAGTGGGTGGCTTACGGCTTCAAAGTGTACTTCACAAACGCCTGGTGCTGGCTGGACTTCCTCATCGTTGAT GTGTCCTTGATCAGTCTGACAGCCAACCTCCTGGGCTACTCTGAGCTGGGGGCCATTAAGTCTCTGAGAACGCTTAGGGCCCTGAGGCCCCTGAGGGCCCTTTCCAGGTTTGAGGGGATGAGG GTGGTGGTAAACGCCCTCGTGGGGGCCATCCCCTCCATTTTCAACGTTCTGCTCGTGTGCCTCATCTTCTGGCTCATCTTCAGCATCATGGGGGTTAACCTGTTTGCTGGGAAGTTCTACCACTGCATTAACACCACCTCAGAGGAGCGCTTCCCCACTGATGTTGTGAATAACAAGAGCGACTGCATGGCCCTCATGCACACCAACGAGGTGCGCTGGGTCAACGTCAAAGTCAACTATGACAACGTCGGCTTGGGTTATCTCTCTCTGCTGCAAGTG GCTACATTTAAAGGTTGGATGGACATCATGTATGCTGCTGTGGACTCACGAGAG GTGGAGGAGCAGCCCTCCTATGAGGAGAACCTCTACATGTACTTGTACTttgtcatcttcatcatctttgGGTCCTTCTTCACACTCAACCTCTTCATTGGTGTCATCATCGACAACTTCAatcagcaaaagaaaaag TTAGGAGGAAAGGACATATTTATGACTGAGGAACAGAAGAAGTATTACAATGCCATGAAGAAACTTGGCTCCAAGAAGCCAGTAAAGCCCATACCAAGACCTTCG AATAAAATTCAAGGCATGGTGTTTGACTTCATTATGCAGCagttttttgatattttcatcATGGTATTGATCTGCCTCAACATGGTGACCATGATGGTGGAGACGGACGATCAAAGCGTGGAGAAAGAAAATGTCCTCTACCAGATAAACCTGGTCTTCATCGTGATCTTCACCTGCGAGTGTGTCCTGAAGATGTTTGCGCTCCGACAATACTTCTTCACTGTTGGATGGAACATTTTCGATTTTGTTGTGGTCATTCTTTCAGTACTTG GTATCATGCTGTCAGACATCATTGAGAAGTACTTCGTGTCCCCTACACTCTTCCGTGTCATCAGGCTGGCCAGAATCGGTCGTGTTCTGCGTCTCATCAAGGGAGCTAAGGGTATCCGAACTCTGCTCTTCGCTTTGATGATGTCACTTCCAGCCCTCTTCAATATcggcctcctcctctttctgaTCATGTTTATATTCTCCATCTTTGGAATGTCGAACTTTGCTTATGTGAAGAAACAGGCGGGAATTGACGACATGTTCAACTTTGAAACCTTTGGCAACAGCATTATTTGCTTGTTTGAGATCACGACCTCTGCTGGCTGGGATGGGCTTTTGCTGCCCATCCTGAACAGTGGACCTCCAGACTGTGACCCCAGTGTGGAGAACCCTGGCTCTGATGTGAGGGGTAATTGTGGTAATCCAGGTGTGGGCATCGTGTTCTTCTGCAGCTACATCATCATGTCTTTCCTGGTGGTGGTGAACATGTACATCGCTATCATTTTGGAAAACTTCAATGTAGCTCAGGAGGAGAGTAGTGATCCTTTGTGTGAGGATGACTTTGAGATGTTTTATGAGACTTGGGAGAAGTTTGACCCAGAAGCTACCCAGTTTTTGGAATACAACAAACTGTCAGACTTCTGCGATGCACTCCAGGAACCTTTGAGGATTGCAAAGCCCAACAGAATTAAATTGATCTCCATGGACTTCCCGATGGTCACTGGGGACAAAATCCACTGCATGGACATTCTTGCTGCCCTGACCATGGAAGTGCTGGGTGACACACTAGAAATGGCCGCCATGAAGGTGAGCATGGAGACAAAGTTCATGATGAACAACCCATCAAAGGCATCTTTTGAGCCCATTGTCACCACTCTGCGGCATAAGGAGGAGGCAATCGCTGCAGTTGTCATCCAGAGGGCCTATCGCAGGCACCTGCTCAGAAGGTGCATAAAGCAGGCGTCCTTCACGCTCCGCTCCAAAGCAAGCACGAAGCGAGAGGGCGAGGACCCACCGGAAACCGATGGAATGATTGTTCGGAAAATGAAGGCATTGTACGGAAGCCAAGCCCTCAGTGATGAGGCGCACCTTGCAGAACCTGAGCAGCTCACAGGGCCAGCAGAAGTGGAGACCGCTGTGACCCCTGAAGCAAAGCTTTTTGTGGTGCCAGTGGAAGTCACCAGTGACGTGGTGCTGCGAGCCGCCCCGTCTCTCAAGCCCTCGGCCTCCGGGGGCAACGCAAGGGAGTCTGTCGTATAG